One Pseudomonas lalucatii genomic window carries:
- a CDS encoding PA1414 family protein, with the protein MNAWLNLKVWKLLVALGLVKPAHLQPVAIRHEDRARLTGPGRRHH; encoded by the coding sequence ATGAACGCTTGGCTCAACCTGAAGGTGTGGAAACTGCTGGTCGCGCTGGGGTTGGTGAAGCCCGCGCACCTGCAACCCGTGGCGATTCGTCATGAGGACAGGGCCCGGCTGACGGGGCCGGGGCGCCGGCATCACTGA
- a CDS encoding LysR family transcriptional regulator, whose protein sequence is MDKLGALRMFVATAEHGSFSRAAEQLGKTPSALTKAVSHLEAELGARLFERSTRRTALTEAGRLYLETARLVLQRLHDAGEEIGQLQHGLHGSLRVTAPLAFGRAFLDEACAAFLLAHPHIRLRVDLSDAFIELAESGYDLALREGRSDQPGLIAKSLAHNRIVLCASPAYLAAHPAPVCPENFARHQWLIYRHPVLDSNHWWLSLDGRRLRVPQPQPRLESDNYDLLLANTLGGAGLHACPTWSVQPYLESGQLCQLMSEYEFDPDAFGHSILAVYPSHRRATRKVQAFIEHLAGCLVARGLA, encoded by the coding sequence ATGGACAAGCTCGGTGCCCTGCGCATGTTCGTCGCCACCGCCGAACACGGCAGCTTCAGCCGCGCAGCCGAGCAGCTCGGCAAGACCCCTTCGGCGCTGACCAAGGCGGTCAGCCACCTGGAGGCCGAGCTGGGCGCCCGGCTGTTCGAGCGCAGCACTCGACGCACCGCGCTGACCGAGGCCGGCCGGCTCTACCTGGAGACCGCCCGCCTGGTGCTGCAGCGCCTGCACGACGCCGGGGAGGAGATTGGCCAGTTGCAGCACGGCCTGCACGGCAGCTTGCGGGTGACCGCGCCGCTGGCCTTCGGCCGGGCTTTTCTCGACGAGGCCTGCGCGGCCTTTCTCCTGGCCCATCCGCATATCAGGCTGCGGGTGGACCTGTCCGATGCCTTCATCGAACTGGCCGAGAGCGGCTATGACCTGGCGTTGCGCGAGGGTCGCAGCGATCAGCCGGGGCTGATCGCCAAGTCCTTGGCGCACAACCGCATCGTCCTGTGTGCCAGTCCGGCGTATCTGGCCGCCCACCCTGCGCCGGTGTGCCCGGAGAATTTCGCTCGCCACCAGTGGCTGATCTATCGCCATCCGGTCCTGGACTCGAACCACTGGTGGTTATCGCTGGACGGCCGGCGCCTGCGCGTGCCGCAACCGCAGCCGCGCCTGGAGAGCGACAACTACGACCTGCTGCTGGCCAATACCCTGGGCGGCGCCGGGTTACATGCCTGTCCGACCTGGAGCGTGCAGCCCTACCTGGAGAGCGGCCAGCTGTGCCAGTTGATGAGCGAGTACGAGTTCGACCCGGACGCCTTCGGTCACTCGATACTCGCCGTCTACCCCAGCCACCGCCGGGCGACCCGCAAGGTCCAGGCGTTTATCGAGCACTTGGCCGGCTGCCTCGTCGCCCGCGGGCTCGCATGA
- a CDS encoding MBL fold metallo-hydrolase — MQIVSRDRWFEVAQRQDGISLIHEPYVRPFYRCNLWHVRGRERDALIDSGSGLVSLREQLPWLTERPLLAVASHTHFDHIAGHHEFPERLVHPAEAAILAAPTRESTLAADCIGDAMFEAHPDQPLSYAEYRVKAAPATRLIEEGDVLELGDRVLQVLHTPGHSPGGISLWEKATQTLFSGDILYDGPLVEDAYHSNLDDYARSLARLRRLPVRCVHGGHFPSFSGERMHELIDAWFARHP; from the coding sequence ATGCAGATCGTCAGCCGCGACCGCTGGTTCGAGGTAGCCCAGCGCCAGGACGGCATCAGCCTGATCCACGAGCCCTATGTGCGGCCCTTCTACCGCTGCAACCTGTGGCATGTGCGCGGCCGCGAGCGCGACGCGCTGATCGACTCCGGCTCCGGCCTGGTCAGTCTGCGCGAGCAGCTGCCCTGGCTGACCGAACGACCGCTGCTGGCGGTGGCCAGCCACACCCATTTCGACCATATCGCCGGGCACCATGAATTCCCCGAGCGCCTGGTGCACCCGGCCGAGGCGGCCATCCTCGCCGCGCCGACCCGGGAGAGCACCCTGGCGGCGGACTGCATCGGCGACGCCATGTTCGAGGCGCACCCCGACCAGCCCTTGTCCTACGCCGAATACCGGGTCAAGGCGGCGCCGGCCACCCGGCTGATCGAGGAAGGCGATGTGCTGGAGCTGGGCGACCGGGTGCTGCAGGTGCTGCATACCCCGGGCCATTCGCCGGGGGGCATCAGCCTGTGGGAGAAGGCGACGCAGACCCTGTTCTCCGGCGACATCCTCTACGACGGCCCGCTGGTCGAGGATGCCTACCATTCCAACCTGGACGACTACGCCCGCAGCCTGGCACGCCTGCGCCGCCTACCGGTGCGCTGCGTGCATGGCGGGCACTTCCCGAGCTTTTCCGGAGAACGCATGCACGAACTGATCGACGCCTGGTTCGCCAGACACCCCTAG
- a CDS encoding 5-guanidino-2-oxopentanoate decarboxylase — MTTCGEFLVKQLQAWGVDTVFGIPGVHTVELYRGLPHSDIRHVTPRHEQGAGFMADGYARSTGKPGVCFIITGPGMTNILTAMAQAYADSIPMLVISSVNQRERLGLGKGYLHELPDQRALVAGVSAFSHTLMSVEELPAVLARAFAVFEGERPRPVHIELPLDIITAPAGHLRVQAKPGVSRPAPAVAQLREAAAKLRAARRPLLLGGGCVEAQAEARALAVALDAPTALTINAKGLLPPGHPLLLGSNQSLVPVRQLALEADVVLAIGTELGETDYDVVFDGNFKLGGELIRIDIDAQQLLRNHMPSLAIQSDARLAMRMLLADLPPGEPRADSPGARRSAAVQAQLAEDFSGWAHYRQLFATVLQALPEARFVGDSTQTVYSGNHLVELDGARRWFNSSTGYGTLGYGLPAAIGAKLGEPGRPVVCLIGDGGLQFTLAELASAVEAGVGIVVLLWNNSGYGEIKRYMEKRDITPLGVDIYTPDFLALARGFGCAAERARDHDHLARLLREAPQDRPLLIEIAEAPPFHP; from the coding sequence ATGACCACCTGCGGCGAATTTCTCGTCAAACAACTGCAAGCCTGGGGCGTCGACACCGTGTTCGGCATTCCCGGCGTGCACACCGTCGAGCTGTACCGCGGCCTGCCGCACAGCGACATCCGCCACGTCACCCCGCGCCACGAGCAGGGTGCCGGCTTCATGGCCGACGGCTACGCGCGCAGCACCGGCAAGCCCGGGGTGTGCTTCATCATCACCGGCCCGGGGATGACCAACATCCTCACCGCCATGGCCCAGGCCTATGCCGACTCCATCCCCATGCTGGTCATCTCCAGCGTCAACCAACGCGAGCGCCTGGGCCTGGGCAAGGGCTACCTGCACGAGCTGCCCGACCAGCGCGCGCTGGTGGCCGGGGTCAGCGCCTTCAGCCACACCCTGATGAGCGTCGAGGAGCTGCCCGCCGTGCTGGCCCGCGCATTCGCCGTGTTCGAGGGCGAACGGCCGCGGCCGGTGCATATCGAGCTGCCGCTGGACATCATCACCGCCCCGGCCGGACACCTGCGCGTGCAGGCCAAGCCCGGCGTATCCCGCCCGGCACCGGCCGTGGCCCAGTTGCGCGAGGCGGCGGCCAAGCTGCGCGCGGCCAGGCGCCCGCTGCTGCTCGGCGGCGGCTGCGTCGAGGCCCAGGCCGAGGCCCGCGCCCTGGCAGTCGCCCTGGACGCGCCGACCGCCCTGACCATCAACGCCAAGGGCCTGCTGCCGCCGGGCCACCCGCTGCTGCTGGGCAGCAACCAGTCGCTGGTCCCGGTGCGCCAGCTGGCGCTGGAGGCCGACGTGGTCCTGGCGATCGGCACCGAACTGGGCGAGACCGACTACGACGTGGTGTTCGACGGCAACTTCAAGCTGGGCGGCGAGCTGATCCGCATCGACATCGACGCCCAGCAGCTGCTGCGCAACCACATGCCGAGCCTGGCCATCCAGAGCGATGCGCGCCTGGCCATGCGCATGCTGCTGGCCGACCTGCCGCCCGGCGAGCCGCGCGCCGACAGCCCCGGCGCGCGGCGCAGCGCGGCGGTGCAGGCGCAGCTGGCCGAGGACTTCAGCGGCTGGGCGCACTACCGCCAGCTGTTCGCCACCGTGCTGCAGGCCCTGCCCGAGGCGCGCTTCGTCGGCGACTCGACCCAGACGGTGTACAGCGGCAACCACCTGGTCGAGCTGGACGGCGCGCGGCGCTGGTTCAACTCCTCCACCGGCTACGGCACCCTCGGCTACGGCCTGCCGGCGGCCATCGGCGCCAAGCTGGGCGAACCGGGCCGCCCGGTGGTGTGCCTGATCGGCGATGGCGGCCTGCAGTTCACCCTGGCGGAACTGGCCAGCGCCGTGGAGGCCGGCGTGGGCATCGTGGTGCTGCTGTGGAACAACAGCGGTTACGGCGAAATCAAGCGCTACATGGAGAAGCGCGACATCACCCCGCTCGGCGTGGACATCTACACCCCGGACTTCCTCGCCCTGGCCCGCGGCTTCGGCTGCGCCGCGGAACGGGCCCGCGACCACGACCACCTGGCCCGACTGCTGCGCGAGGCGCCGCAGGACCGGCCGCTGCTGATCGAGATCGCCGAGGCGCCCCCCTTCCATCCCTGA
- the aceK gene encoding bifunctional isocitrate dehydrogenase kinase/phosphatase, producing the protein MAQQWPAADIAQRILAGFDDYREYFRQITDGARERFEQALWQEAQQASAARINLYEEQVGEAVGRLRQRFGEQLREVAQWPLVKSAYIALIDLRCDDELAETWFNSIFCGLFSHDQISDGCMFIHTTRPSPHSRQRAVQTRSYRPGEGLSGMLAAIFQDYRFSVAFDDLPRDLKRLEAQLRDSLPDWICKDPELCIELFSSVLYRNKGAYLVGRLYTRDEQWPLVIPLLHREGRGIQIDALITDEAEVSIIFSFTRSYFMVRVDIPADFIGFLRRILPGKHIAELYTSIGFYKHGKSEFYRALIDHLAHSDDRFIMAPGVRGMVMSVFTLPGFNTVFKIIKDRFSPVKSVDRATVIQKYRLVKSVDRVGRMADTQEFADFRFPRAKFEPECLAELLEVAPSTVVLEGDTVLIRHCWTERRMTPLNLYVENASEAQVREALDDYGLAIKQLAAANIFPGDMLLKNFGVTRHGRVVFYDYDEICFLTEVNFRHIPPPRYPEDEMASEPWYSVAPMDVFPEEFPPFLFADIKQRRLFSQLHGELYDADYWQGLQQAIRDGKVIDVFPYRRKGDPVA; encoded by the coding sequence ATGGCGCAGCAATGGCCGGCCGCCGACATCGCCCAGCGGATACTCGCTGGCTTCGACGACTACCGCGAGTATTTTCGCCAGATCACCGACGGCGCCCGCGAGCGCTTCGAGCAGGCGCTGTGGCAGGAGGCGCAGCAGGCATCGGCGGCACGGATCAACCTGTACGAAGAGCAGGTCGGCGAGGCGGTCGGGCGCCTGCGCCAGCGCTTTGGCGAGCAGCTGCGCGAGGTGGCGCAGTGGCCCCTGGTGAAGAGCGCCTACATCGCCCTGATCGACCTGCGTTGCGACGACGAGCTGGCGGAGACCTGGTTCAACTCGATCTTCTGCGGCCTGTTCAGCCACGACCAGATCAGCGATGGCTGCATGTTCATCCACACCACCCGGCCGTCGCCGCACAGCCGCCAGCGGGCGGTGCAGACCCGCAGCTATCGGCCCGGCGAGGGGTTGTCGGGCATGCTCGCGGCGATCTTCCAGGACTACCGCTTCAGCGTGGCCTTCGACGACCTGCCCCGCGATCTCAAGCGCCTGGAGGCGCAGTTGCGCGACAGCCTGCCGGACTGGATATGCAAGGACCCGGAACTGTGCATCGAGCTGTTCTCCTCGGTGCTCTATCGCAACAAGGGCGCCTACCTGGTCGGGCGCCTCTATACCCGCGACGAACAGTGGCCGCTGGTCATCCCCTTGCTGCACCGCGAGGGGCGGGGTATCCAGATCGACGCGCTGATCACCGACGAGGCCGAGGTGTCGATCATCTTCTCCTTCACCCGTTCCTATTTCATGGTGCGGGTGGACATTCCGGCGGACTTCATCGGTTTTCTCCGGCGCATCCTGCCGGGCAAGCACATCGCCGAACTCTACACCTCGATCGGCTTCTACAAGCACGGCAAGTCGGAGTTCTACCGGGCACTGATCGACCATCTGGCCCACAGCGACGACCGCTTCATCATGGCCCCGGGGGTGCGCGGCATGGTCATGAGCGTGTTCACCCTGCCGGGCTTCAACACCGTGTTCAAGATCATCAAGGACCGCTTCTCGCCGGTGAAGAGCGTCGACCGGGCCACGGTGATCCAGAAGTACCGCCTGGTGAAGAGCGTCGACCGGGTCGGGCGCATGGCCGACACCCAGGAGTTCGCCGACTTCCGCTTCCCCAGGGCCAAGTTCGAGCCCGAGTGCCTGGCCGAACTGCTGGAGGTGGCGCCGTCCACCGTGGTGCTGGAGGGCGATACCGTGCTCATTCGTCACTGCTGGACCGAGCGGCGCATGACCCCGCTCAACCTCTATGTGGAGAACGCCAGCGAGGCCCAGGTGCGCGAGGCGCTGGACGACTACGGCCTGGCGATCAAGCAGTTGGCGGCGGCGAACATCTTCCCCGGCGACATGCTGCTGAAGAACTTCGGCGTCACCCGCCATGGCCGCGTGGTGTTCTACGACTACGACGAGATCTGCTTCCTCACCGAGGTGAACTTCCGCCACATCCCGCCGCCGCGTTACCCGGAGGACGAGATGGCCTCCGAGCCCTGGTACTCGGTGGCGCCCATGGACGTGTTCCCCGAGGAGTTCCCGCCCTTCCTGTTCGCCGACATCAAGCAGCGCCGGCTGTTCAGCCAGCTGCACGGCGAGCTGTACGACGCCGACTACTGGCAGGGCCTGCAGCAGGCGATCCGCGACGGCAAGGTGATCGACGTGTTCCCCTACCGGCGCAAGGGCGATCCGGTCGCCTGA
- a CDS encoding amidohydrolase: MKRFAPGLIAAALAFSSLESQAAADLVLFNAKVFTAEPGQPLAQAVAVEGGKILAVGADAEILALADANTRRLDLAGKVLMPGLIDSHSHPVMGALASLRANLHDEVKPLAELEQWIVEEERAGRARMDDILLISGVSSAYWQQSRALAERFNRGRWASQPLVLDGIDGHTGWANRAMLERLGIDARLVASLDAKEAGYIEHDADLRPTGFLAETGWDRVRSRLPEPSKELLLDAAREAVRINNRVGVTAWMDAAANGGGDQSLFEMRPTADDLGVLPLYRRLAENGELSAHVAALLLTHPQSQPADLAVLDEVMQKFRGVPNLSFPGIKVFADGVLEFPGQTAALIAPYSNSLKQGQLLIDPVGFGDLVAAAERRGWIVHTHAVGDRAVREALNGIERARRLAAEPVPHSITHLQLVNPREFPRFKQLGVIASMQLLWATAESYTEELVKPYVSAFAYRHQYPARSLHQAGATLAGASDWPVSSPNPWHAIAQASTRQGPLGVLNAAESIDRQTMFRAYTLNAAKALRLDRQIGSLAPGKQADLIVLDRDVFEVSDQELSDTQVLRTFFAGRQVYAPAS; encoded by the coding sequence ATGAAACGCTTCGCACCCGGACTGATCGCCGCCGCGCTGGCTTTTTCCTCACTGGAATCGCAGGCCGCCGCCGATCTGGTGCTGTTCAATGCCAAGGTCTTCACCGCCGAGCCCGGCCAGCCGCTGGCCCAGGCGGTCGCGGTGGAAGGCGGCAAGATCCTCGCGGTCGGCGCCGATGCCGAGATCCTCGCCCTGGCCGACGCCAACACACGGCGCCTCGACCTGGCCGGCAAGGTGCTGATGCCGGGGCTGATCGATAGCCACAGCCACCCGGTGATGGGCGCCCTGGCCAGCCTGCGTGCCAATCTCCACGACGAGGTCAAGCCGCTCGCCGAGCTGGAGCAGTGGATAGTCGAGGAGGAGCGCGCCGGTCGCGCACGGATGGACGACATCCTGCTGATCTCCGGGGTCAGCTCGGCCTACTGGCAGCAGAGTCGCGCGCTGGCCGAGCGCTTCAACCGCGGTCGCTGGGCCAGCCAGCCGCTGGTGCTCGACGGCATCGACGGCCACACCGGCTGGGCCAACCGGGCGATGCTCGAACGCCTGGGCATCGATGCCCGGCTGGTCGCCAGCCTGGACGCCAAGGAGGCCGGCTACATCGAGCACGACGCCGACCTGAGGCCTACCGGCTTTCTCGCCGAAACCGGTTGGGACCGGGTGCGCAGCCGGCTCCCGGAGCCCTCCAAGGAGCTGCTGCTCGACGCCGCGCGCGAGGCGGTGCGGATCAACAACCGGGTCGGCGTCACCGCCTGGATGGACGCCGCGGCCAACGGCGGCGGCGACCAGTCGCTGTTCGAGATGCGCCCCACAGCAGACGACCTGGGCGTGCTGCCGCTGTACCGGAGGTTGGCCGAGAACGGCGAGCTGAGCGCCCACGTCGCGGCGCTGCTGCTTACCCACCCGCAGAGCCAGCCGGCCGACCTCGCGGTGCTGGACGAGGTCATGCAGAAGTTCCGGGGCGTGCCCAACCTGAGCTTCCCCGGCATCAAGGTGTTCGCCGACGGCGTGCTCGAATTCCCCGGGCAGACCGCGGCGCTGATCGCCCCCTACAGCAACAGCCTCAAGCAGGGCCAGCTGCTGATCGACCCGGTCGGCTTCGGCGACCTGGTGGCGGCGGCCGAGCGGCGCGGCTGGATAGTCCACACCCATGCGGTGGGCGACCGCGCGGTGCGCGAGGCGCTGAACGGCATCGAACGGGCCCGCCGGCTGGCCGCCGAACCGGTGCCGCACAGCATCACCCACCTGCAGCTGGTCAACCCCAGGGAATTTCCGCGCTTCAAGCAGCTCGGGGTGATCGCCTCCATGCAGCTGCTCTGGGCCACCGCGGAGAGCTATACCGAGGAGCTGGTCAAGCCCTACGTCAGCGCCTTCGCCTACCGCCATCAGTACCCGGCACGCTCGCTGCATCAGGCCGGGGCGACCCTCGCCGGGGCCAGCGACTGGCCGGTGTCCAGCCCCAACCCGTGGCACGCCATCGCCCAGGCGAGCACTCGCCAGGGGCCGCTCGGGGTGCTCAACGCCGCAGAAAGCATCGACCGCCAGACCATGTTCCGCGCCTACACGCTGAACGCCGCCAAGGCCCTGCGCCTGGACCGGCAGATCGGCTCCCTGGCGCCTGGCAAGCAGGCCGACCTGATCGTCCTCGACCGCGACGTGTTCGAGGTCAGCG